From Osmerus eperlanus chromosome 16, fOsmEpe2.1, whole genome shotgun sequence:
TCCCCACCAGGGAACCAGGCAAAACAACAGAATGAGGGTATGGCTTGGTGGTTAAAGCACTTGACTACAGATTAAGCAGATGcaggttcacccccccccctcctccacatctaccggcagatcaagaggtgccaggttcaaatccctcccGTCTGTTGGTTTGGATAAAagttaaacacaaacaaactgcCCCAACTGGGACAGCCGCAAGAACACTTCACAACTGCCCCAGAAATGGTGCCCGGTGTAGTTTACATGTTactgttctctctcctttcttcctatgtttatttgtgtatttattttattctgaGTCTGATGTGGTTGTTTTGGACAGGACCCGGAGGTGTGGCTCGTTCGACAGGACCTGATCTGACACCTGTGAACAGGTAGGAGGAACTAGGTGTTAGTAACTTCTATAGAGAGATGGTGTgatgtcacgtgtgtgtgtgtgtccgtgtgtacatgtttgtgtccgtgtgtgtgtgtgtaagtgtgtgaactCAAGACAGTGACAGGTGTGAGCGACAGTGTTGCAGTGAGAATAACACGTTAATTGCATTTCAGTGCTCTATGATCTATATGCTAAATCTTCTTCTCGTGACTGTCAATCTGtcactctccatccatccatccatccatctgtctttctctctctctttccctactatttatcaccccatctctctctgatctccttttctctgtctcactccctccatccctctctctctctcttttgtctctctcttttgacAAATACTCAGATGACACAATTGGGTGtcctttttaaaaatccaaataaaattagaaaacaaaaaagaactGAGATGATAGAGTATGTAGCAGTGCTATTTActatctctgccctccctccctccctctcctctcctctccacccggTCTGTCAATCATCTGAAGATTCTATATCTCCTCTGCTCTGTCGCTCTTTGAAGGAAAACATgattaaaaaaaggaaagaaaagaggaGTCTTTTTCAGCTGCTTGATCTCAGGAAAGGAAACACAGCATCTCTGACAGCTCTCCTTTATCTATTCTGCGTTTTATCAGTATTTCCTTTTCAGAAGAATAAACCTTCCTCAAACCTAACCACAGGGAAAGGTAGCATATCTCTCTTatcctctcttcctgctgtgtgtctgaccccacccctctcttcctcctcctcctcctctctacccttcctcaAACCGCACAGCGCCGTTTCAAAGAAAGCTTCCGAGTATTTTTATCCCCCGGCGACTGAAACAGAATAAACAGTTGTGCCGGCTTATTAAACTCCATTTCCCAGGGGgcattgtgagtgtgttttgcgGGTGCTTACAGTGATTTGCTTTGCAGGGCCATGTGGAGCAGATTACAGAAAGACCATAACAGTCACATgatctatctgtgtgtgcgtgtgtgtgagaaagagagagtttgtgtgtgtgagtttgcaaAATGTTTCACAGGAACATGAAGAAGTCACATGGATGAaagacccctgtgtgtgtgtgtattatgtctGTCCTgtgtatgcatctgtgtgtacGTTGCTCTATGATAGGCTGGCTGTATTGCCTTGGCGTGTGTAGCATGAATCAACATGGGGCAGCCATTGGCTTGATTAAGTAAAGCAGCTTAACGGCTCTCTGTCAGCTCTGACTCTATTTATGAGTctcagctggaggagcagaaaggaaaatacacacacagaaatgcacacacgcacacactgtagaGAGAGAAGTTGTGTAATGccctttgtctctttcttgGTATCTCCCTTTCGCTGTCTCATTTTCAAACAATAGCCTACCtaatctgctaactgaaaatgtcCCCCAAACCGTCAACAAGCTTAAAAAATGACGACTACTATTTTTTAAATTTGAATTAAAAACGTTTTCTTAAATTTCAAGTTCtagtggcgaaaagtgaagttaGACACAGTCGCCACCTTCTCTAACCGTCACTACCGTGCGCGAGATTATCTACAGTTCAGCCTCAACATCGGTTTAGTAGCTCGTTAGCGTCTGGAagatagctaacgttagctaaaactgcagaaacgccacaggcaCAGCTGATTACTTTTTATGTTGTTAGCTATGGTTTCCAGGCTGTGTacatatatttacatatttagcTCTAACATATTTAACAACGTAATTTCGCCCTTCGTACTACTGGTTATAGCTCTTGCTATCCCACAAGCACAGTTGGCTCAGCGTGCTAGCTACCTCACTGTCCGGGGATCAGGTCTGAACCTTGGAGCAATATGGAGCACTGCCGGTTTCTCCAAGTGAGTTAAATGGTACATTACCCCTTGCTAGGATGTGCTGTCTGTAACTATGATATccattttttttcaaaacattttttttatttttttccaacctttggaaacttttttttccacacacaacacgacaccaaaactttttttgggggggttttgTTTTAAActtatttttggaaaataaaataataaatagtgaagtaaagtactgataccaaaaAAAATCAACTTTAGTAGCGTTAAGTAACAAAGTATGTTTACttcgttacttcccatctctggtcactctttctctcccagtttctctctgtctctccctctttctttcattctctctttctccccttttctttatctctctccattctGATTCACTgtttctccctcaccctcaccctctctccgcccctcctcAGTAACATTGCTCCAGCGTAGGAGGACCAGACACAGaggccctctcctccaggctcctgAAGCCAGAGTGACATGACAGCTGAGAGCCATACTGTATATCTGCCAGCCTGCTCTACTTCTCCTCCCAGCTCTgaatctctcccactcccagccTCTGCCAGCCTTTTAGAATGCCTCGCATTCAGACTTCCACAATCCCAACCTATAGACCATAGAATGGAGCCCTCCTCTATTGATGTCATTCTAGAACTTTCTCTTAggttcttcacccccccccccccccgcccggcaCATACAGCTCTCCctaaagagaaggggagggaggggtcgagggagagatggagggagtgatgaaAGGAGGTCTTTACCACATCCCCGGCGTAACTGTACATTGTAAGCCCGTCGCCGGGTGGAGCTGTGAATGGTCCCCTAGACGCACACAGGCCTGGGGGCCCCTGACCGGCGTGGTCGGCATGGTCGCCATGGCGAGGGCCAGGGGAAGAGCTGCTCTGTATTCTGGCGGCGCGGCCTGGGAGGACGCCAGTCTCATGACCTCGTGGTCCCTCTGGCGTGGTCGACGTGTCGCCTGATTGGCTGGCTTCGTCCGCACTCTGTCACCCCAccaccctggaccccccccaccaccctggaccccccccctcacctcgaACCCCCTGAACCccctgagaagagagagagagaacaaccaAAGCTTCTAGGCCCCtaacccccgccacccccccgcACTGGTCTACATCTCCCCTCCAGACTCGATCTGTCACGAAGCACCACTGGGTCCTGACCCCTTTTACAGGGGCTCTCCCCTGTAAAAGGGGAGAGCTCTCCCCCAAGAGAGGGAACCTCGGTGGGGTCTCGTCCCTACCAGCACCCCCTACCTTGGGGGTCCCCTGGACCACCATGAACGGCTTTCATGCCGACAGAACAGCCTTCCCTCTCAGCGCTGGTCTATTCACCGTGTATTCAGTCCCAGGCCACCTCAGGCTAATTTACTGTCTGCTGGGAATGTCTTTTATGCCTCCAGGCCCTTTCTGCCCTCAGTCTGCACTGGAGGGATGCTGAGGCTGAACTGCATGCTGGGAGCCCGAGGGGCGAGACTTGGCCACCAGCCAACCTGACTGGTTAGACCTGAGTTGTAGAGGTGCCTCCGGGGTGGGTGGTGTTGCCATGACGAATGCAAAACGGGTTTCCCATTGACGGCGTTTCCCATCCACCCCCTGGAGTAAATCAGGTTTCTGCCAGCAGGTTCCTGACACCTTGACAGGCCTCGCAGCATCCACAACTCTGGAGCTCTCTGTNNNNNNNNNNNNNNNNNNNNNNNNNNNNNNNNNNNNNNNNNNNNNNNNNNNNNNNNNNNNNNNNNNNNNNNNNNNNNNNNNNNNNNNNNNNNNNNNNNNNNNNNNNNNNNNNNNNNNNNNNNNNNNNNNNNNNNNNNNNNNNNNNNNNNNNNNNNNNNNNNNNNNNNNNNNNNNNNNNNNNNNNNNNNNNNNNNNNNNNNTCCTTGTGTGAGGTGAACTACATCTTTCAGAGCTTGTCCTTGCTCTTATGTTGGAGACTGAATGTTGTTTAGACTTTAGAGTCCATTGTGGTATTTTAAAGAACAAAACCGTTCTCATACTTCCGCCACTGTCATTCCGGAATCCCTAGATTCATTCCATCCAGCCCATTCTGGAATCCCAGCATCCAATCCATTCTGGAATCCCAGCATCCAATCCATTCTGGAATCCCAGCATCCAATCCATTCTGGAATCCTTCAACCCATCTTTCATCCTCATATTCTATTCtgttggagggagaagagactaCAATGCTGAGTAaccgctcctctctctttctgtcaccgTGGTTTCTGTGTGAAGCAGCTCTGCTCTCAGCAGGTGGATCTCCGTCCCAGAGAACGAGGCCTTGTCTGAGTTCATCAGCATCACACGCCAGTACTGAACCTCGTCAAAGACTCAATATCAATACTGAATCTTTACACTGACAAAGACTGTAATTACAGCACCTGGGTTCCGGAACATGTACCTTGTGGTGGTTCGGGCCTCTCCATAACAATAACTGTCTTAATCGCCGCCCAGAAGCAgaatacaaacacaccacacccgCTCACTCGCGCTTCGTCTCCAGCACTGAGGTAGAACTCCTCTGGCGGTCGCCTTTTAACCATGGAAACGACCTCCGGGTTTGGCGGCCTGGCGTGGAACTTTACAAGCGTGAGTTCCACGCCAGGCCGCCCCTCCCAGGCGTCCGTGGGTcaggcggagggggaggagccgtaCTTTGTGGACTACGTCCCTCCGGCGCGCGACGCTATCGTGCTCCCACGCCATGTGGTCTACATCCTGGTGGCCGTGATCCTGGTGGTCATGGCGATGTACGCCATTGTGGGTCACCTGATCAAGGACCTGATGCATGACTTCACAGGTAACCACGGTaaccgcgcgcgcgcgcgggggggaggggggcgtcgTTGTTGTCCTGGGTGTCTATGTGAGGTCGTCCGACCCTGTTTAGGGTTTCTCTGTCTTCCATCTTGTGTCTCTGTGGTTGATCAGGAGACGTGTCCTCCATCTTGTGTCTCTGTGGTTGATCAGGAGACGTGTCCTCCATCTTGTGTCTCTGTGGTTGATCAGGAGACGTGTCCTCCATCTTGTGTCTCTGTGGTTGATCAGGAGACGTGTCCTCCATCTTGTGTCTCTGTGGTTGATCAGGAGACGTGTCCTCCATCTTGTGTCTCTGTGGTTGATCAGGAGACGTGTCCTCCATTTTGTATCTCTGTGGTTGATCAGGAGACGTGTCCTCCATCTTGTGTCTCTGTGGTTGATCAGGAGACATGTCCTCCATCTTGTGTCTCTGTGGTTGATCAGGAGACGTGTCCTCCATCTTGTGTCTCTGTGGTTGATCAGGAGACGTGTCCTCCattttgtgtctctgtggttgATCAGGAGACGTGTCCTCCATCTTGTGTCTCTGTGGTTGATCAGGAGACGTGTCCTCCATCTTGTGTCTCTTGTCGTGATCGTGCTCCACTGCCAGTCCCACCGCCGTGTTGTGACAGTAAGGTGAACCGTTACCCCGCACCTCATCTCCCGTCAAACTCTGCGTCAACTAAACCATTGTTCTCATCGTGTTCTTTCTCTTctgtcttttcctccctctcttcttctccccctctccttctccctccatccgtgtcattctttctctccctctctccttctttactttcccccctctccttctccctctcttccttctccccttccctccctccttctcagacTGGATCCTAGGCCCCAAACCAGAGGCGTTGGACACGgagcgagggcaggagggggaggaggagcagcggaGCGTTTACGACGACCAGATGCGGGCGGAGAAGTGGAggcaggagacggaggaggagagagaggggctgcttCCGGGGTACTGCCACCTCCCCGCCGACCCCCCTCTCCGCAGTGCCATCTCAGCATTCCCTAGCAACAAGGGGCCGTCCAATCAGAACGtgaccttctctttctccctgaccCCTTACATTACCTCGGTCTAGGATCCTTGACCTTAGCTGACCCCAGAGTAGGGTCTGTGACCTTAGCTGACCCAAGAGTGGGGTCTGTGACCTTAGCTGACCCCAGAGTAGGGCCTGTGACCTGAGCTGACCCCAGCGTAGGGTCCCTGACACCACCTCGGTCTGTCGCTGTGTTTCTCAGGGCTTCCAGCTGGAAGgctctgtgtgtgggagggaaaaCACAAAGACAGCTTCTGTCTTTTTTTATCCATCTAATTTAGCGCTTCAAAACTCCCATTTTAACAGTCAATGGGTTCAGTTTATTCAGGCCAATCCCTCCCCTGAAATGACCCCTCGAGTTTACTTCCTGAAatgcaccccaccccacacacacacacagccagacccaaataaataaagaacTTGATTCCCTAACACTGTTTTGTAATTTGTGTTAATCTATCTTATTCTATGTGCAAATTAATACCACCTCATTGCAGTAGACTGGATTGTTCCTGATCTATGGGTTGCACGTTTTCACAGAAAATGAAATAACAATTTCACTGGCTGTCTCCAAGCAGACAGGTAATTGAATGATTATTCAAACTAATAGTATCTGACAGGTTTGTGTTTGGCTCTCTAAACGCCATGTTCACAGGTGCTCATTACCCAGAATGCTGTCTTCTCTACAACACCATGAGCAAGGATTGGTGAACGAACATGCAGTAAAAATAACAGAACACtttgtcgttttttttcttggatatatttgatctgagcggagctagttcaggcgtggcactcgggcagcgcgcgtcatatcacccatcgccgtgttctcagcccataggcttagcttgataggaggcgctataaagtcgcacacatgcacgcacacgcgtcctcgattacccttgtgttctgctctgctgccacccaccaccatccccttctcccccatgtggtctgtctgttctccccgtgggggatttaactcgttgctccctgcctcgtgtcatgcatgctgcagtgaaggcagggagcgcttccccatgtacatccattccgccaatgttaaaccatttgtcatgtgcatgaataaatggtgaaatcaatcacgtcagtgtcttgactgaactattTTCTTATGTAGATTTAGCTTTGAAcctaggagacacacacagggatgtgtacacacacacacactagtatacAGCCAATGATTTGTAAGCTCCTAACTACACAGATAAACTCCTCTCCACCATCCATTGATcggctagctactgtggtggaGATGTTATTGAATTGTTGAACTGTGATTAAGCATTTGAGATGTTGCGCTCTGGTATTCTTTAGTTTGATCCTCATGCCTGGTAGCTGAAAAGAAGCTGCTTTGCGATGTGACCAGGAAagacagactgttccttgattCTGACCTCCGACATACTGTAGCAGACATCCCAAGCTGCAGACTCATATCAGTGAGGtggcttccaccccccccccccgccccccccggacCCAATCAGGACGCGCAATATGCACCTGTTTCGACCATAAATGACCATAGCACAGTCTCGCGctcgctctaaatacaaaatctctgaattccgggagattgtatagcatttgcgggcgtccttctgggagacttgggatgtctgctgtAGAACCATGCACTTCAGACCCTGCTCTGGGGTCTGCTGCTGTAAGTGTTTCATTATTTGCATGTCCTTTTAGATAaaagtatctgctaaatgagtgAATTGTAAAACACTGATTAACAGTCATTGTTTgtttcaaaaaataaatatgatCCAAATCAATGTTAGCCACATGTGCAACTcttagcttgtgtgtgtctgaaactgTAGAAAAATACATCTGTATCTCATTACATGACTAGTGTTGTTGTAATGTGTCCCTCAAGCAAATGTGCATTTGGTTTCCTGTTATGTCAGTGACCTGGGTCCCAGTAAGTAGTGTACCATCCTaacctgtgtgtacgtgtctgatTCATGTACTTAGCCTGATCCTGATTACCAGACCCCAAGGCCAGACAGGTACAGGTGATTAGCAGACCCCGAGGCCAGACAGGTCTGCTGGAGGTCACCTCTCTCATCTGAAGATGACAAGTTTTATAATCAGTCACCTGGGGGACGTGAGCAATCTGTCCTGACTATCCCTGactgagagtggagagagagatagacagactacTTGAGATAGTATAAAATGTACACACTTTACGTAACTATGGCGACATCTAGTGACTACTTGAGAACATCACAAGTCATCTACAGACCTTGTTCACGCCCAAGCGTCCGCGAGCCACACCCACTTACCACATCACTGCGGGCTACTGTGGGAGAAGTGCCATTCTGATGCTCCATAACACAACTTAAAACCACAAATAACTAGTCGTATGAAATATGTGTGACAAGTATATCACACAATATTTCTAGAAATTCAGATATAGAATTGTTGATTTCTAAAGATTGAAATTAAACTGTGTATTTTGTCCTTTTCCCTATGAAGCAGACCTTCCAGTAATGTCATCAATATTGGCAACTCTTATTTTAAGTCGATAAATATAAACTGTCTGGACACAAAACCGTCATATCGATGGCAAACAAGGGATTAGGGTTATTTAATCAAGCCCTTTCTACAGGGAAAATATCCTGATGTTTGTAAATTCCCTTTCCCTGTAGTACTCGGTAGATGGTGGGATCGTTGGCTGGGTGGGGGTGTATGTGGAGGACAATACGCCACCGCAGCAACGCAGCCTTATTTTCAAGGCGCGCATCTTCTCACGTACCTCTAGACACACTGGCATGGTCGTAGAATCGGCGGGGTACATTTCTCTTTGCTGTTGACGCTGTCGGGGTGAAATGATGAAAGGATAATCTAAAATCACGGGTTTCCCCGCAAGGTTACCCTTTCTTTGGAGGAATATATGGATTGGTCTTCATCTCCGGAACAGACCTGGACCGAGAGTGATAGGTAGGCTAAAGGTTTCGCTCTTTTGGAATTGACGAATTGCGGTTAACGGTGATTTCGTTTCAAATGTCTGCAGCTGATTTTAATAGAAGGTGATCATTTGTGAAAGGCGGTGGGCTCGGTGCATTAGCTGAAGGTCTTGCTGAATGTGCACGAGTGTGTACTATTTACGGTACCTCTCCATCACGGACTAGAAGAAGCGCGTTCCCTATCAAAGGCCTCGTGCACAGCATCTGATCTGCTTGGTGACACCGATTTTCTTATTTTAACGTTCCCTATAACAGATCGTTTAATCGGTTCAACGGTATGCAGGAGGTATTGTCACGTGTGCGCCACAGGCATCTGTGAGGACAGTTATCATACAGCTAGTGTTTTGATTAAACCTAGTTAACAAACAAAGGACCGCTGAAGGCGACAGGTCAGGAAAACGTTCGTCATTATCATCGGTCAATACATGACATTGATAACGTACCCGCAGATAATCGATATACAGTAGAAGCACCGTGACAGAGCGAGGCCCTGTGTGTCACGTGAGCGCCTGAACTGCCTTAGGTGTGCGAAAGTGACACATTTGGAAAGTTGCCTGTGAGCTGAACTGAGCTTTGAAGAAGCAGCGCCCACAAAGTAGGCCTGCTGTTTCCTCAGTAAAGTAGGGCAGTCTCACCCCGGTAGTTATAACTTTGGCTCTATGGTCTTGACGGTGTGTGGGAGAGCCGGCGTGTAAACGCGGAGCACGAAAACAAGCGTGTGCAGAAGTTGGAAGTGATACAGTTGGTATTGTTGGGGTTtactgttgttgtgtgtgtgtgtatcttgaaGTATAGTGTTGGTGCCTGTGAGTGTGAttttaataatgtatttgatCAGCTGAGGTTATTTGTAGAGTGGATGTCACAGAGAGTTGACAAAAACAACAATTTAATTGAActcccccccaaacccctcccccctacatgcccacctcccttccatccttcccctcctctgtttcttaatccccccccccctgctcctcctccagactgatcagaatcagaatcagaatgggatttattcgccatgaaagtttgcacagacaaggaatttgctttggcaggaaggtgcatacaataaacatatacctaaaatttaaatatgtaccCCACTCatgcaccccaacccccccccccctgctacccccccccccccctctatagaGATTCTGAAAGcttgctgc
This genomic window contains:
- the LOC134036991 gene encoding uncharacterized protein LOC134036991; its protein translation is METTSGFGGLAWNFTSVSSTPGRPSQASVGQAEGEEPYFVDYVPPARDAIVLPRHVVYILVAVILVVMAMYAIVGHLIKDLMHDFTDWILGPKPEALDTERGQEGEEEQRSVYDDQMRAEKWRQETEEEREGLLPGYCHLPADPPLRSAISAFPSNKGPSNQNVTFSFSLTPYITSV